A genome region from Erigeron canadensis isolate Cc75 chromosome 3, C_canadensis_v1, whole genome shotgun sequence includes the following:
- the LOC122591462 gene encoding uncharacterized protein LOC122591462, which translates to MAPGTGRTYLSTDTIVPYTGDHGDTEILYSTEYLNLISFNGLPPHRLELKVNTPVMLLRNVNQTEGLCNGTRLLITQLLPRVIEAQIMTGTTIGHRVYIPV; encoded by the coding sequence GAACTTACCTTAGTACAGACACAATAGTTCCTTACACCGGAGACCATGGAGATACCGAAATTCTATATTCAACTGAATATCTCAATCTTATAAGCTTCAATGGACTACCACCACATCGCTTAGAACTGAAAGTTAACACACCAGTAATGTTGTTACGAAACGTAAACCAAACAGAAGGCTTATGCAATGGAACTCGACTTTTGATAACACAACTACTTCCTAGAGTTATTGAGGCCCAAATAATGACAGGAACGACAATCGGTCACCGTGTTTACATCCCAGTATAA